The genome window CAGCAGCGACTCGATCTCCTCCGGCTTCAGCCGCTGACCCGCCTTGATCGCCGCCTTGCACGACATCATGTGCAGGATCGAATCGAGGAGATCCCGCCGCGTCACCTTCTGACCGGACGCCTCCAGCTCGTCGACGACGTGCCGCAGGATCTCCGCCGGGTCCGCCTTGGCCAGCATCGTCGGATAGCCCGTCAGCGCAACGGTGTTGCCGCTGAACGACTGCACCTGCAGCCCGAGCTCGGCCAAGACATCGGTCTGGTCGATCAGCAGGCCGACTTCCCGCGGCGACAGTTCGATCGTCACCGGGATCAGGAGTCGCTGGACCTCGACCGACTTCGCCAGGACCCGCTCCCGCAGCCGCTCGTACATGATCCGCTCGTGGAGCGCGTGCTGGTCGATGAGCTGGATCCCCTCCGTCGTCTCGACAATGAGGTAGCAGTCATGGACCTGCATCGCCCGGACTTCGGCACCGGCCGACGTTGGCGCGGACACATCGTGTGCGGTCGGGGCGTAGACGATGGACGAGGGACGCGGCTCGACCTCCGTCGGAGAGAAACGCTCGGCGGGAGGACCTGAATCGGCGAAGCGGTCGTCTGGAGCGGACACCGCCGGTCGCGGGGCGCCGAAGTCGGGATAGGGCCGGAACGGCGCGGGGGCGGCATCGGCACTCCATGAGGAGGACCGCGGGGCGGTGTCTCCCGAATCCCGTTCATGGCCCTCGACGGCCCGGGCGGGGAACGCGGTGCGTTCAGCGTCGCCGTCGCTGCTGGCCGGGCGGTCGAAGAGACTCGGCGCCGGCGGGGCGGGGGAGAGCTGACGGTCGATCCAGGAGGCGAGCTCCTGCTGCATTGTCGGCCGCTGCTCCCACTCGCCGTCGCCCTCGGCGCGACTCGTCTCGCTTGGTCCCCCCAGGCTCGACAAGACGAATCCGCTGCCGGTCTTCACCCCGCCGCCGGACTGCATCCCGCGGGCGTCGAGGTTCGAGTCGAGATTCATCGACAGGAACTTCGTCCGGATCGTCGCCAGCACGAGCCGGAACAGCGGCTGACTGTCGAGGAACCGGACTTCTGACTTCGTGGGATGGACGTTGACGTCGACGTTCTCCGGCGACATCTCGAGGAACAGGAAGGCGATCGGATATCGCCCCACCATGACCAGCCCGCGGTACGATTCGGTCAGTGCCTGCTGGAGCGTCCGGTCCTGAATCCAGCGGCCGTTGAGGAACAGGTACTGCCCCTTGCGGGTCGGCTTCGTCTGGCTCGGATGGGCCACGAAGCCCCACAGTCGGTTGCCGTCCCGCTCCCCTTCGATCGGGATCAGGTGCTTCGCCAGTTCGGAGCCGTAGAATAGCTCCAGCCGCTCGCGGAGCTGGTCTGTCGCCGGGAGCTCATAGATCGTGCGGTCGTTGTGCCGCAGGACCATGTGGAGGTTCGGATTCGCCAAGGCCAGCCGCGTGAACTGTTCGGCGATATGGGCGAACTCGGTCGACGGCGACTTGAGGAACTTCCGGCGGACCGGCGTGCTGACGAAGAGCTGCTTGACCTCGATGGTCGTTCCGACCGGGCCGCCGCTCGGGATCGGCTCTTTGAGGATGCCGGCGTCGACCTGCAGCTCATGGCCGATCGGATGCTCGGCCCGCCGCGAGCGGATGCGGAACTGCGAGACTTCGGCGATCGACGCCAGGGCTTCGCCGCGGAACCCCATCGAGCGGACGTGGAACAGGTCGTCCGCCTCGCGGATCTTGCTCGTGGCGTGCGGCGTCACCGCCAGCAGGAGATCGTCTGGATGGATCCCCTCGCCGTTGTCGAGGATCCGGATCAGCTCCGCGCCCCCCTGGCCGATGTCGACTTCGATCCGGGTCGCGAGGGCGTCGATCGAGTTCTCGACGAGCTCCTTCACGACGCTCGCCGGGCGCTCGATGACTTCCCCGGCGGCGATCTTGTTGACGACGCTGACCGAGAGCTTCTGGATCCGCGATCCGGCGTCGGCGGTGGAAGAGACTTCGGTCGCCGGGAGGTCAGGGTCGGTCGAAGCGGTCATGGAGTCGGACGCGGAAACGCGAGAGGTCGTCAAAGGGTGAAGGTTACCAGAAGGGGGCGGGGGATTCACTTCGCCCTTCCGCGGGTTTTCCCTGTTCATTGGCGTACTCCTTATTGTGTCCTCCGTGTCCTCTGTGATCTCCGTTCCTCTGTGTTTCAAAATTCCTCCGGAAGGAAAACACAGAGGAACGGAGGACACAGAGAGAAGACGAGAGGGGGGAGCGACACATCGGGGGCGGTGGCGATCGCTGCAGCTCAAGATGAGCTTCGCCCTGCCGGTCGCCGGCGATCAGGCTTCCCCGGTCGAGAGACGCCACCGACTTTCGAGACACACGCTCTCCCCTCGATGGACAGTCCCATCAGTCGATCCTAATGTCACCCCGAGCCAAGTCCCCTGGGAGATGACTGATGTTGCGACTGCTGTCTGTGGCGGCCCTGGTGGCCGTGTTCGCCGGATCGATCGTGGCGGGTTCCGCGGCCTCGGCGGCCGAGCCCTCGACCAGCGTCTATGAGATGCGGACCTACTACGCCCCCGAGGGGAAGCTGGATGCGCTCCATGCCCGGTTCCGCGATCACACCCTCAAGCTGTTCGAGAAACACGGGATTCAGAACGTCGGTTACTGGGTGCCGATCGAGAACCCGGACCGCAAGCTGATTTACTTCCTGGTCTATCCGAGCCGCGAGGCCCGCGAGGCGTCGTGGAAGGCGTTCCAGGCCGATCCGGAATGGCAGAAGGCGAAGGCCGAGAGCGAGCGGGACGGGAAGCTGGTCGCCAAGGCGGAGTCGCTGTTCCTGAACCTGACCGATTACTCCGTCCCGGTGGAGCTCAAGAAGGACTCGCCGCGGGTCTTCGAGCTGCGGACCTACACCGCTTCGGAAGGGAACCTCGACGCGCTCCACGCCCGGTTCCGGGACCACACCTGCAAGCTGTTTGAGAAGCACGGGGCGACGAACATCGCCTACTGGTCTCCGATGGCCGATCAGCCCGGCGCCAAAGACACGCTGATCTACATCATCTCCCACAAGTCCCGCGACGCGGCGAAGGAGTCTTTCGCCGCCTTCGGCAAGGACCCCGAGTGGACGGCGGCGCGCAAGGCTTCGGAAGAGAAGGCCGGCGGCTCGCTGACCGTGCCGATGGGAGTGAAGTCGCTGTTCATGAACGCGACCGACTACTCGCCGATCCAGTAGGTCGCGAGTCGCCTGAACCGCTGAGAAGTCATCACGCCAGCCCGAAGCGCGAGCGAGGACCGGACGCACGTTCCCTCGCTGGCGCTTCGGGCTGGTGGCGTTCGTCCACGTTGCCCCCGCTCGGAGGATTTCCGCATGACCTGGTTTCGATGGCTCTCCGGTCTCGCGTTTCTGATGTTCGCGTCGGCTCCTGTCGTCTCGACCGCCGCCGACGAGCCGCTGCGGATCATCGTCTTCGGGGCCCATCCTGATGACGCGGAGTTCAAGACCGGCGGGACGGCGATCAAGTGGGCCCGGCAGGGGCATCAGGTGAAGCTGGTCTCCGTGACGAATGGGGACATCGGGCACTGGCGGATGGCGGGGGGGCCGTTGGCGATCCGCCGGGCTGGCGAGTGCGAAGCGGCGGCGAAGGTGATGGGGACCACCTCGCAGGTTCTCGACATCCACGACGGCGAGCTGGAGCCGACGCTGGAGAATCGCAAGACGATCACCCGTCTGATCCGCGAGTGGAAGGCGGACATCGTCATCGCCCATCGGCCGTGGGACTACCACCCGGACCACCGCTACGTCGGGGTCCTTGTGCAGGACGCCGCCTTTATGGTGACGGTGCCGTTTATCTGTCCTGAGGTTCCGCCGCTTAAGAAGAACCCGGTGTTTCTCTATTCGAGCGATGGGTTCAAGAAGCCGTACCCGTTCCAGGCGGACGTGGCGGTCGCGCTCGATGATGTGTTCGAGAAGAAGCTCGATGCCGTTCACGAGCTGGAGTCGCAGGTCTACGAAGGGGGGGCGTCGGGGAGCGAGGAGTACGTCCGCAATGTCCCGCCGGCGGCGGATTTGCCGGCTCGGAGGGCGTGGCTCAAGCAGCGGTGGGAGCGCCGGCACGGGGATGAGGCGAACAAGTTCCGCGACGTTCTTGTGGAGTGGTATGGCGAAGAGAAGGGGAAGGGGATCCGGTTCGCCGAGACTTTTGAGATCTGCGAGTACGGCCGTCAGCCGACGAAGGAAGAGTTGCGGACGCTGTTTCCGTTTTGAGGGGGGAAGGAGGCTAGGGAAACGAGTTGGGAACTCCGTCAAACCGGGTCCAGGGCGGGCCCTGGTGGGGAGTGCAGAGGGGCGACGCCCCTTTGCCCGCCGGAGGCCTGGCCGTCGAGAGATGTCTGAAGGAGATCGTGTCCAAGCGCGGACACCGTGCCGTATGCCCCCTCACCAACCCGCGGGGATTGCAAAGCCAGCGGTGTGATCTGGGGGAGCCCTCAACGCCGGTGACCTAAAGCGGAAACCTGTTGTGCCCCACGGTTCCGCGTAGAAGAGGCCTCCGGCGGCAAGGGGGCCTGTGTTGTTTCTTGGCCCCTTGACCCCAGGCTGCCGTGGCACGTTGGGCTTGAGCAATCCGAGCGAAACCGGCGAGGACGCGGTTCGAGGTGGCGGGACAAAACTGGACCTCCCGCGCATGTATCCCGTTCGCTCAGTCATCCCTAGACCTGCTCCTACTCCACCAGATCACACGGATGCGGCGTGCGGTCAACGAGCGGAATGACCTGCGGGGCGTAGACCGTCTGGTAGGCGTGGGCCTTGCGGTGTTCGTCGAGGGCTTCCTGCGACTCCCAGTGCTCGTTGAGGATGAACAGGTTCGGCTGGTTCTTCGAGTGGTAGACGTTGAACCGCACGCAGCCCGGTTCCTTCTTCGAGAGCTGGCACTGCAGCTTCAGCAGGTCGCTGACCTTGGGGATGTCGGCTTCGTTCTTGACGGTGAGCAGGACGTTGAGCGTGAGCATCGGGGCTCCCTTCGAGTGGTGTCTCGGTTGGCAGGCGAGAGTCTGATCGGCCCCTTCGCAACATTCAAATCAACGCCAATGCAGCCACACTCAGGGGAACCAGGGAGTGTGTGCCTGGAAAGTCGGTAGCATCTTTCGGGTGGTGAAGGCCTGATCGTTGGGACTGGGAGGGCGAGGCTCCTGCCGAGCCGCGAAGGTTCACAAACGCGTTCCCTTTGTCGCCTCGACGTCCCGCCCCTAATTCCTGGGGAACAGCCTGTCTCTCGTCGGCGGGGACGAGGGGCGATTGGAGACGTGTTCCACCGCCGCGGCTCGGCAGGAGCCTCGCCCTCCCGACATCTTCCCCTCCACCGGCCGGTTGGATTTCTCCCCGGAGATCTGGGACACACATAGCCAGGGACCTCGCCGCCAACTCCCTTGCAACTCGATCTCCGAAT of Planctomyces sp. SH-PL14 contains these proteins:
- a CDS encoding NIPSNAP family protein, which gives rise to MLRLLSVAALVAVFAGSIVAGSAASAAEPSTSVYEMRTYYAPEGKLDALHARFRDHTLKLFEKHGIQNVGYWVPIENPDRKLIYFLVYPSREAREASWKAFQADPEWQKAKAESERDGKLVAKAESLFLNLTDYSVPVELKKDSPRVFELRTYTASEGNLDALHARFRDHTCKLFEKHGATNIAYWSPMADQPGAKDTLIYIISHKSRDAAKESFAAFGKDPEWTAARKASEEKAGGSLTVPMGVKSLFMNATDYSPIQ
- the mutL gene encoding DNA mismatch repair endonuclease MutL encodes the protein MTASTDPDLPATEVSSTADAGSRIQKLSVSVVNKIAAGEVIERPASVVKELVENSIDALATRIEVDIGQGGAELIRILDNGEGIHPDDLLLAVTPHATSKIREADDLFHVRSMGFRGEALASIAEVSQFRIRSRRAEHPIGHELQVDAGILKEPIPSGGPVGTTIEVKQLFVSTPVRRKFLKSPSTEFAHIAEQFTRLALANPNLHMVLRHNDRTIYELPATDQLRERLELFYGSELAKHLIPIEGERDGNRLWGFVAHPSQTKPTRKGQYLFLNGRWIQDRTLQQALTESYRGLVMVGRYPIAFLFLEMSPENVDVNVHPTKSEVRFLDSQPLFRLVLATIRTKFLSMNLDSNLDARGMQSGGGVKTGSGFVLSSLGGPSETSRAEGDGEWEQRPTMQQELASWIDRQLSPAPPAPSLFDRPASSDGDAERTAFPARAVEGHERDSGDTAPRSSSWSADAAPAPFRPYPDFGAPRPAVSAPDDRFADSGPPAERFSPTEVEPRPSSIVYAPTAHDVSAPTSAGAEVRAMQVHDCYLIVETTEGIQLIDQHALHERIMYERLRERVLAKSVEVQRLLIPVTIELSPREVGLLIDQTDVLAELGLQVQSFSGNTVALTGYPTMLAKADPAEILRHVVDELEASGQKVTRRDLLDSILHMMSCKAAIKAGQRLKPEEIESLLAQRHLVDDAHHCPHGRPTALMLSRVELDRQFGRLGS
- a CDS encoding PIG-L deacetylase family protein; this encodes MTWFRWLSGLAFLMFASAPVVSTAADEPLRIIVFGAHPDDAEFKTGGTAIKWARQGHQVKLVSVTNGDIGHWRMAGGPLAIRRAGECEAAAKVMGTTSQVLDIHDGELEPTLENRKTITRLIREWKADIVIAHRPWDYHPDHRYVGVLVQDAAFMVTVPFICPEVPPLKKNPVFLYSSDGFKKPYPFQADVAVALDDVFEKKLDAVHELESQVYEGGASGSEEYVRNVPPAADLPARRAWLKQRWERRHGDEANKFRDVLVEWYGEEKGKGIRFAETFEICEYGRQPTKEELRTLFPF
- a CDS encoding putative quinol monooxygenase, with product MLTLNVLLTVKNEADIPKVSDLLKLQCQLSKKEPGCVRFNVYHSKNQPNLFILNEHWESQEALDEHRKAHAYQTVYAPQVIPLVDRTPHPCDLVE